A region from the Rhodamnia argentea isolate NSW1041297 chromosome 7, ASM2092103v1, whole genome shotgun sequence genome encodes:
- the LOC115749571 gene encoding nuclear transcription factor Y subunit C-1 isoform X2, with amino-acid sequence MDNAQQQSQPAPYPPPPPQQAAAGALPAAPFHQLLQQQQQQQLQMFWSYQRQEIEQANDFKNHQLPLARIKKIMKADEDVRMISAEAPILFAKACELFILELTIRSWLHAEENKRRTLQKNDIAAAITRTDIFDFLVDIVPRDELKDEAACLGAAVVGPPASGVPFYYPPMGQPAAPGMMIGRPALDPAEGVYAQPPPPSQAWQSVWQTGAPDDGAYGKPGDLDGQGY; translated from the coding sequence aTGGACAACGCCCAGCAGCAATCCCAGCCCGCCCCCTACCCGCCACCTCCTCCGCAGCAAGCGGCCGCCGGAGCCCTACCAGCGGCACCGTTTCACCAgctgctgcagcagcagcagcagcagcagctgcagaTGTTCTGGTCTTACCAGAGGCAAGAGATCGAGCAAGCCAATGACTTCAAGAACCACCAGCTCCCTCTGGCCCGGATCAAGAAGATTATGAAGGCCGACGAGGACGTGCGCATGATCTCCGCTGAGGCTCCCATCCTCTTCGCCAAGGCCTGCGAGCTCTTCATACTCGAGCTCACCATCCGCTCCTGGCTCCACGCCGAGGAGAACAAGCGCCGCACCCTCCAAAAGAACGACATCGCCGCCGCCATCACCCGCACCGACATCTTCGACTTCCTCGTCGACATCGTTCCCCGTGACGAGCTCAAGGACGAGGCTGCCTGCCTCGGCGCCGCCGTGGTTGGGCCGCCGGCGAGCGGGGTCCCCTTCTATTACCCTCCGATGGGGCAGCCCGCCGCACCGGGGATGATGATCGGGCGCCCCGCCCTCGACCCCGCCGAAGGAGTCTACGCGCAGCCTCCTCCGCCGTCGCAGGCGTGGCAGAGCGTGTGGCAGACTGGCGCGCCCGACGACGGCGCATACGGCAAGCCGGGGGATCTCGATGGCCAAGG
- the LOC115749571 gene encoding nuclear transcription factor Y subunit C-1 isoform X1, whose amino-acid sequence MDNAQQQSQPAPYPPPPPQQAAAGALPAAPFHQLLQQQQQQQLQMFWSYQRQEIEQANDFKNHQLPLARIKKIMKADEDVRMISAEAPILFAKACELFILELTIRSWLHAEENKRRTLQKNDIAAAITRTDIFDFLVDIVPRDELKDEAACLGAAVVGPPASGVPFYYPPMGQPAAPGMMIGRPALDPAEGVYAQPPPPSQAWQSVWQTGAPDDGAYGKPGDLDGQGNRMAAMTQITL is encoded by the coding sequence aTGGACAACGCCCAGCAGCAATCCCAGCCCGCCCCCTACCCGCCACCTCCTCCGCAGCAAGCGGCCGCCGGAGCCCTACCAGCGGCACCGTTTCACCAgctgctgcagcagcagcagcagcagcagctgcagaTGTTCTGGTCTTACCAGAGGCAAGAGATCGAGCAAGCCAATGACTTCAAGAACCACCAGCTCCCTCTGGCCCGGATCAAGAAGATTATGAAGGCCGACGAGGACGTGCGCATGATCTCCGCTGAGGCTCCCATCCTCTTCGCCAAGGCCTGCGAGCTCTTCATACTCGAGCTCACCATCCGCTCCTGGCTCCACGCCGAGGAGAACAAGCGCCGCACCCTCCAAAAGAACGACATCGCCGCCGCCATCACCCGCACCGACATCTTCGACTTCCTCGTCGACATCGTTCCCCGTGACGAGCTCAAGGACGAGGCTGCCTGCCTCGGCGCCGCCGTGGTTGGGCCGCCGGCGAGCGGGGTCCCCTTCTATTACCCTCCGATGGGGCAGCCCGCCGCACCGGGGATGATGATCGGGCGCCCCGCCCTCGACCCCGCCGAAGGAGTCTACGCGCAGCCTCCTCCGCCGTCGCAGGCGTGGCAGAGCGTGTGGCAGACTGGCGCGCCCGACGACGGCGCATACGGCAAGCCGGGGGATCTCGATGGCCAAGG
- the LOC115749609 gene encoding non-specific phospholipase C6 translates to MRNRTKTRPLPLFPSILVLCIALSRLSLAQQGQPIKTIVVLVLENRSFDHMLGWMKRTINPNINGVTGRECNPVSTNKTDPEMICFTDDAEFVDPDPGHSFEAVQQQVFGSGTVPTMTGFVEQALSMSQNLSETVMKGFRPESVPVYAALVSEFAVFDRWFSSIPGPTQPNRLFVYSATSHGSTSNVKKLLAKGFPQKTIFDSLHENGMNFGIYYQNIPNTLFYRNLRKLKYIFKFHQYDLKFKRDARDGKLPSLTVIEPRYFDLKGMPANDDHPSHDVANGQKLIKEVYETLRGSPQWNETLLIITYDEHGGFYDHVETPYINVPNPDGNTGPSPYFFKFDRLGVRVPTVMVSPWIKKGTVISGPKGPAPNSEFEHSSIPATIKKIFNLTSNFLTHRDAWAGTFEEVVGELTSPRFNCPETLPDVTPLRNSEAKESGGLSEFQSELVQLAAVLKGDHFLSSFPDEMGKKMSVKEANEYVNGAISRFMRASKEAIKLGADESAIVDMRSSLATRSSIHS, encoded by the exons ATGAGAAATCGTACGAAGACGAGGCCACTTCCTCTGTTTCCTTCAATTCTTGTCCTATGTATCGCTCTTTCACGTCTCTCCTTGGCCCAACAAGGACAACCCATCAAGACAATCGTGGTGTTGGTGCTGGAGAACAGGTCCTTCGATCACATGCTCGGATGGATGAAAAGAACCATCAATCCTAACATCAATGGCGTCACCGGGCGCGAGTGCAATCCGGTCTCGACCAACAAAACTGACCCGGAAATGATCTGCTTCACGGACGACGCCGAGTTCGTCGATCCCGATCCGGGCCACTCGTTCGAAGCTGTGCAGCAACAGGTGTTCGGGTCCGGCACAGTTCCTACCATGACAGGCTTTGTGGAGCAAGCGCTGAGCATGTCGCAGAACCTCTCGGAAACTGTGATGAAAGGCTTCAGGCCTGAGTCTGTGCCCGTTTATGCCGCTCTGGTGAGTGAATTTGCGGTGTTCGATCGGTGGTTCTCGTCGATTCCTGGCCCGACCCAACCCAACAGGCTCTTTGTCTACTCCGCCACCTCTCATGGCTCCACCAGCAATGTCAAGAAACTACTTGCCAAAGGGTTTCCTCAGAAGACCATCTTTGATTCTCTCCACGAGAACGGCATGAACTTTGGGATTTATTACCAAAACATACCCAACACGCTGTTCTATAGGAACTTGAGGAAATTGAAGTATATCTTCAAGTTTCATCAGTATGATTTGAAGTTCAAGAGAGATGCTAGAGATGGGAAGTTGCCCAGCCTGACCGTCATCGAGCCTCGGTACTTCGATCTCAAGGGTATGCCGGCTAACGATGATCACCCTTCTCATGATGTGGCCAATGGGCAAAAGCTTATTAAGGAGGTCTATGAGACACTAAGAGGAAGCCCCCAGTGGAATGAGACACTCTTGATCATCACCTATGATGAGCACGGTGGATTCTATGACCATGTCGAGACTCCATATATCAATGTGCCTAATCCGGATGGGAACACTGGCCCCTCTCCATATTTCTTCAAGTTCGACCGCCTCGGGGTTCGAGTGCCCACGGTCATGGTGTCTCCTTGGATCAAGAAAGGAACTG TGATAAGCGGTCCAAAGGGACCAGCTCCAAATTCAGAGTTCGAGCATTCTTCAATTCCTGCAAcgataaagaaaattttcaacctCACCTCCAACTTCTTGACTCACAGAGATGCATGGGCTGGCACGTTTGAAGAGGTTGTAGGAGAATTGACCTCCCCAAGATTTAACTGCCCAG AGACATTGCCTGATGTGACGCCTTTGAGGAATTCAGAAGCAAAGGAAAGCGGCGGGCTATCTGAGTTTCAGAGTGAACTTGTGCAGTTAGCGGCTGTTCTTAAAGGGGACCACTTCTTGAGCAGCTTCCCAGATGAGATGGGCAAGAAGATGAGCGTGAAGGAGGCCAATGAGTACGTGAATGGCGCCATTTCTCGGTTCATGAGAGCAAGCAAAGAGGCCATCAAGTTGGGTGCGGATGAGTCTGCTATTGTTGATATGCGGTCATCCCTCGCTACAAGGTCTTCTATCCACAGTTAG
- the LOC115749571 gene encoding nuclear transcription factor Y subunit C-1 isoform X3, with protein sequence MDNAQQQSQPAPYPPPPPQQAAAGALPAAPFHQLLQQQQQQQLQMFWSYQRQEIEQANDFKNHQLPLARIKKIMKADEDVRMISAEAPILFAKACELFILELTIRSWLHAEENKRRTLQKNDIAAAITRTDIFDFLVDIVPRDELKDEAACLGAAVVGPPASGVPFYYPPMGQPAAPGMMIGRPALDPAEGVYAQPPPPSQAWQSVWQTGAPDDGAYGKPGDLDGQG encoded by the coding sequence aTGGACAACGCCCAGCAGCAATCCCAGCCCGCCCCCTACCCGCCACCTCCTCCGCAGCAAGCGGCCGCCGGAGCCCTACCAGCGGCACCGTTTCACCAgctgctgcagcagcagcagcagcagcagctgcagaTGTTCTGGTCTTACCAGAGGCAAGAGATCGAGCAAGCCAATGACTTCAAGAACCACCAGCTCCCTCTGGCCCGGATCAAGAAGATTATGAAGGCCGACGAGGACGTGCGCATGATCTCCGCTGAGGCTCCCATCCTCTTCGCCAAGGCCTGCGAGCTCTTCATACTCGAGCTCACCATCCGCTCCTGGCTCCACGCCGAGGAGAACAAGCGCCGCACCCTCCAAAAGAACGACATCGCCGCCGCCATCACCCGCACCGACATCTTCGACTTCCTCGTCGACATCGTTCCCCGTGACGAGCTCAAGGACGAGGCTGCCTGCCTCGGCGCCGCCGTGGTTGGGCCGCCGGCGAGCGGGGTCCCCTTCTATTACCCTCCGATGGGGCAGCCCGCCGCACCGGGGATGATGATCGGGCGCCCCGCCCTCGACCCCGCCGAAGGAGTCTACGCGCAGCCTCCTCCGCCGTCGCAGGCGTGGCAGAGCGTGTGGCAGACTGGCGCGCCCGACGACGGCGCATACGGCAAGCCGGGGGATCTCGATGGCCAAGG